Part of the Shewanella eurypsychrophilus genome is shown below.
ATGCGACTGTAATAGCAACTCATGTGAGCAAGCTTATTCGAGAGTCATTGCCGGATATGTTACAGCACGATGATGTGATGGCGCTGAGTGACCGCTTAGCGAAACAGTCGCCCAAGCTAGCTGAGTCTCTATCGACAGCCTTAACGCCAATTCAACAGCTCAAGGTCTATCGATTATTGCTGAAGGAGCAGGTGTCTCTTAAAGACATTCGTACCATAGCGACGACTTTACTTGATTGCAGTGAAAATAGTAAAGATCCAGTATTGTTAGCAGCAGATGTGCGTTGTGCGCTGCGGAGCAGTATTTTGCACACCATAGCGGGTCAGTCGCAACAGTTGAATGTATTGACCTTAGCGCCAGAGCTTGAACAGACCTTGATGACGGCGCTTAATCAGTCTCAACAACAGGGTAAGGTGTCACTGGATAGCTTTCCTGTTGAACCTCAGCTGCTTGCTCAGCTACAGCAGAAGATGCCACTGTTATTAGCTCAGGCAAAAGAGCAAGGCCATAGCCCTATGTTGTTAGTTTCGCCTCAATTAAGACCCATTCTAGCTAGATATGCCTTGGCTTTCGCAAGAGGCTTACATGTACTTTCCTATAATGAGATCCCTGAAAGTCGAGAGCTAATGGTGGCAGGACAGTTAGGCTAGTTCTTCGGTAGGCCAGAGGCTGTAAAAATAGGGAGCTAAGCTCCCTTTTTCATGCCATTAATATCAATTGTGGCTTAATCTGAATGGTATGAGGCAAGGAACTTAAGCATTGCCTTAAGTGCAAAATTACGACTCTCATCTTGCTCCATAAAGATTTCGTGGCGAGCATCAGGGATATTGAGCAGTTCGCAAAAGCCACCCACAGCGTGGTATTGGGCAAAATTGTCAACGATAGTATCTTCATCAGCTTGAAGGATTAGAATGGGTGTTTTAGTGGTTTTAGCTGCGCCAATTGTTCTTTCTCCCACATCAATAGACTCGACGAGCCAATGATTGGTAGGAGAGCCGAGCTGTAGCTCTGGACGCTGCTGGTAAAGCTGACGATAATCCTCGTAACGTGCCTGGCTTTTCGTGAGATCATTCTTAGCAAAGTCATCACCGTGGTAGTCTTTGCCACCGAGAATATAGTTGGGTTTTTTAGCATTCTTATTATCTAGCAAATTTGCCAGCCAACGAATAAAGCGCTTACTTATGGGGAGCTTGATACCGTACATAGGGGCAGAGAAAACAGCAGCCTTGAAAGTGTCAGGGTACTTGTCCATGTAAAGAGTACCGATAGCCCCGCCCATTGAATGGCCTACAAGAAACAGATCTTGATATTGCTTAGGCTTTACCGCTGCATCGATAAAACACGCGAAATCTTCGATATAGGTATCAAACTTATCTATATGCCCATTATGTGGGTTGGTTGTGGTGCGGGATGAAAGGCCTTGGCCACGATGGTCTAAGGCGTAAATACTGTAGCCTTGATGATAGAGATCGAAGATAAGTTCTTTGTATTTAAAGTAAGATTCGACTCTGCCATTGCTGATCACAATCGCTTTTTGACTGTTTGGGTGCTCGAAATAGCAATAAGCTAAGCGATAACCATCTCTCTCTATGACAGATTCAGTGATGTTTTGCCAAAAAGTATTTTGTTCATCTGTATTAAGGTTTAACTCAGATGAGAGGGGCTTTATTGGGGTGCTATCTGGAGTATCTAGCTGAGGTTCGACCGCTAATGACATAATGTCTACTGAATTTATGTATGCTGTTTGCCAGTGTAGCACAGTCTAAAACTGGGCTTATACCAGTTGGTATTAGATTAGCCTTATAGCCATAGGGAAGTAGTCGTGAGTTTCGAGAGCTTGATTACCAAGGCCAGAAACTCACGGTATAGACGTTAATTCAGTTGTTTTTGTGCACTAATAAAGTCGGCTATCTGTTGCTCGAGGATCAGCATTGGGACTGAACCATTTTCTAAAATGGCATCATGAAACGCCCTGATATCGAATTTTTCTCCTAACTCACGTTCCGCCTGAGCGCGCAGACGTTTTATGGTGAGTTCTCCGATTTTGTACGACAGAGCTTGGCCCGGCCATGAGATATAGCGGTCGATTTCTGTGGTGACGTTATGCATTGAAAGAGCGGTATTGCTAGCCATAAAATCCATGGCTTGCTGTCTACTCCAGCCCTTCGCGTGCATGCCCGTATCGACAACTAGGCGAGCCGCCCGCCACATCTCATAGGTTAATCGGCCAAAGTTACTGTATGGGTCTTGATAGAAACCAGCCTCTAAACCTAGATACTCAGAGTAAAGTCCCCATCCCTCACCAAAGGCGGAGATATAACTGTAACGGCGAAAGTTAGGTAGCTTGGTAAGCTCTTTATTGAGTGAAATCTGCAGATGATGCCCAGGTACTGCTTCATGTAGGGTCAGAGCTTCCATCTCATAGAAGGGACGCTTATCCAGTGCATAGGTATTTACCCAGTAATAGCCAGGCTCATCGTCTCGATTGGATCCTGAGTAGCGTCCAGTGGTGTACTTCGGCGCGATTTCAGCTGGTACGGGCTGAATACCGTATGGGGTTCTAGGTAGCTTGCCGAAGTATTTAGGTAACATGGCATCGGCTTTCTTAGCGATAAACGCCGCTTCTTTCAATAGTTCTTCGGCCGTCTTAGGGTAGAACTGAGGATCGGTACGCAAAAAATGCAAGAAGTCGGCGAAACTGCCTTGGAAACCGAGATCGTTAATAATGATCTGCATCTCGGCGCGGATACGCTTTACTTCTTTAAGGCCAAGCTGGTGTACTTCATCGGATGTCATATCGAGCGTGGTGTAATAACGGACTCGGTTTTCATAGAAGGCGACGCCGTTGGGGAGGCTAGCACTGGCGATCTCTACTCGAGCCCCAGGAATGTACTCCTTAGTCATAAAGTCATAGAAGGCTTGATAAAGTGGCAGAACTTTTTGTTCGACTAATGCTTTTCCCTGCGCAGTCAGTTTGTCTTGCTGCGCTTGAGTAAAATGCTTGGGGTAATGTGTGAAGGGCTTAAAGTAGCCACTATCTTCTACCGGTACCATAAAGGCGCTAATGCTGTCTTCAAAGCCCTTAAGCGTGACCTTTGGAGGGGTTATTCCTGCCGATAGTCCCTGTTTTAACCAATGGGTCTGTTGTGCGAAATAATGAGGCAGGGCATTAAGCTTAGCTATGTATTGCTGGTAATCAGCTTGGGTAGCAAATTTAGCCTTAGCAATAGATGAGATATAGGCGTGAAATCCACTCTCGGCTGTGATGGGGAGGTAGTGATCCTTGTATTGATATAAATCGACACTATTCTGTAGCTGCCCCTGGAGGATCTGCGCGTTAATCTTATCTTCTTTAGAGAGTGAGGCTATATCTAACGCCTTAAGCGTGCTGAGCAGAGCTTGCTGGCGCTTATTTAGTGCATTTAGGTTCTCGGGTGATAAGTCGGCTAGTTTACCCGCTGCGTTAGTATCACCTTCGGAAAACGCTTGTGAAGGATTGCTATCGAGTTGAATCTGCCAGTCAGCTTCTATAATGGATTTGAGCCTAAAATCACTGACTCCAATGGTGAGTGGGTCTTCTGCGGCTGGCGTTGGTTGAGTCTGTGGTGTCGATATGGGGTTTAGTTGGCAAGCGCTGAGGGATACAGCGAGTAAACCGGGTAGCAAGAGCTTATGCATTACAGAGGACCTTTTTATTAATTATTATGCCTCGATTATGCCTCAGTCTGACTAAAGATAAAAAGTGTATGCAAAAAGAATGGTGAAAAAGGGAGACAAAAAAGCCGACATAAGGTCGGCTTTGGGATTATCTATCTAGTGATAGAGTTTAGATCACACGAGAGAACTGCTGTTGACGAGCCTTCTCACGATAATAAACATCGAAACAGATACAGATATTACGGATCAATAATCGGCCTGTAGGGCTGATGGTGATCTTTCTATCTGTAATATTAACCAACTCGTCATCGATGAATGTCTGTAGAAGTTTAAGGTCTTCAACAAAGTACTCTTCGAAGTTAATACCAAGCTTCTCATCAATTTGTGCCATATCTAATTCAAAATGACAGATAAGCTGCTTGATCACTACGCGGCGGATTTCATCGTCACGATTTAGGCCACAACCTTTCCATAACGCATGACCATTAGCATCGATAGACTCGAAGTAGGGGCGGATATCTTTTTGATTCTGAGCATAGCAGTCGCCAATCTGGCTGATTGATGATACGCCTAAACCTAATAGATCACATTCTTCTTGAGTGGTGTAACCCTGGAAGTTTCTATGGAGTCTGCCTTCGTTTTGCAAAATAGACAGTTCATCATCAGGCTTTGCGAAGTGATCCATGCCGATATATTGATAACCAGCTCCCGTTAGGGTTTCGATGGTCTGATGTAACATATCCAGTTTTTGTTGAGGCGATGCTAAATCTTCATCTTTAATTTTACGCTGAGCCGCAAAACGTGAAGGCAGGTGAGCATAGTTGAATACTGATAAACGATCAGGATCTAAATCTAATACGCGCTGCATTGTCTCGGCGAAGGTTTCTGGGGTCTGGTGAGGCAGACCATAGATAAGATCTATGTTGGTTGAGACAAAGCCCAACTCTTTAGCCTTGGCCATAAGATCGAAGATGAACTGCTCATCTTGCTCACGGTTAACGGCAATCTGCACCTTCTTGTTGAAGTCCTGAACGCCGATAGAGATGCGGTTAAAGCCAGCCTCTTTTAGCGTATCGAGCATGGTGAGTTCGATTTCACGGGGATCGACTTCAATGGAGTATTCACCGACTTCGGCAACATTGAAATTAGCTCTGATCAGCTCAGATAGTTTAAGGATCTGATCTGGACGCAAGAAGGTCGGCGTTCCGCCACCCCAATGAATTTGGGTGACGAGGTAGTTCTTAAACAGAGGTGAACGTTTGATTATTTCTGCGGCTAGATACTCTAAGTACTGATCGGCTTTATGCTGATGGCGAGTGATGACCTTATTACAGCCACAGTAGTAACACAGCTTGGCGCAGTATGGTATATGGATATAGAGTGAAAGCTTATCACTCTTGCTGTTCTTAATCGAAGTCAGCAGTTGGTCTTCGGTGAATGAGTCATCGAACTCAAGCGCCGTTGGGTAAGAGGTATAACGGGGACCGCTGTAATTGTATTTTTCGATCATTGACTGATCCCAACTAATTTGGGTGGGCTGCTTCAAGGCGTGTCCTCCGAGGTATTAGATTAGCAACTTGTAAAGTATGCATGGTAATTGGTTAAATAACCTTGATCCATGTTGTAAAAATACAAGCCGAATCATTAAAGTGATAATTTTAGCTGGGCAATATCCATGAAAATTGAGTGATTGTCTGTGTCTTTATGGAGAATTTGTGCACAGACTCACGTGATATAGCAATAATCGCTAAACTAATGTTAGCTAGCGCTTATATCTTCCCGTTTAAATATCTGGCTAGTGAAGAGGGTTTGGTGCAAAGCTGGTTAGCTTCTTGGCTTCTTCAAGAATTTTTGCTTCAAGTTCTGCTTCTGAACGCATACGAGCGAAATCGAATCTCATGCGTTGCTTTTTCTCAAGACTTTTACGTTGTTCCATGATTGGGTGATCTTGGATAACGTTAAAGTGTTTGAATATAGCTGGGTATTCAGGTTCTACTTGCTCAGACATAGATAAGATACTGAATAATTTGGCTATTCTCATTACACCCTCAGAAATTTCACAACGGTCCTCCAGCATCGCAGTCGCAATATAACGTATGCTGCTTAAGTGTTCATCAAGACGGGCTTGATTAATATCTTGGAGTTCCTGCTGATGCTTTGCTTTTTGACTGGCTTGTTTACGCAGCTTGAGTAACAAAAACGTTGCATAGCTGGCTAGAAGGCTAATGATGATAAAACCAGAAAGTAGAAGCACTGTTGTCATGATCTGTCCTGTCTGAATATATGACTAGTCGATGGCACTCATTAACGTGCCATCGACTAGAGTATTAAGCATTAATCTTTATTCTGATAATCTTTTAACAGGTCAGCACCAGATTCAAATTTGTCGAACAGGTCATCATCGCTAGTTGCAGTCGTTTGTACTACATGATCTAGATCGTCTTCCTCGCTTATCCCTAAACGCTCCATCAGGGCTTCAATTTGGCTAAG
Proteins encoded:
- a CDS encoding alpha/beta fold hydrolase; translated protein: MSLAVEPQLDTPDSTPIKPLSSELNLNTDEQNTFWQNITESVIERDGYRLAYCYFEHPNSQKAIVISNGRVESYFKYKELIFDLYHQGYSIYALDHRGQGLSSRTTTNPHNGHIDKFDTYIEDFACFIDAAVKPKQYQDLFLVGHSMGGAIGTLYMDKYPDTFKAAVFSAPMYGIKLPISKRFIRWLANLLDNKNAKKPNYILGGKDYHGDDFAKNDLTKSQARYEDYRQLYQQRPELQLGSPTNHWLVESIDVGERTIGAAKTTKTPILILQADEDTIVDNFAQYHAVGGFCELLNIPDARHEIFMEQDESRNFALKAMLKFLASYHSD
- a CDS encoding DUF885 domain-containing protein, which produces MHKLLLPGLLAVSLSACQLNPISTPQTQPTPAAEDPLTIGVSDFRLKSIIEADWQIQLDSNPSQAFSEGDTNAAGKLADLSPENLNALNKRQQALLSTLKALDIASLSKEDKINAQILQGQLQNSVDLYQYKDHYLPITAESGFHAYISSIAKAKFATQADYQQYIAKLNALPHYFAQQTHWLKQGLSAGITPPKVTLKGFEDSISAFMVPVEDSGYFKPFTHYPKHFTQAQQDKLTAQGKALVEQKVLPLYQAFYDFMTKEYIPGARVEIASASLPNGVAFYENRVRYYTTLDMTSDEVHQLGLKEVKRIRAEMQIIINDLGFQGSFADFLHFLRTDPQFYPKTAEELLKEAAFIAKKADAMLPKYFGKLPRTPYGIQPVPAEIAPKYTTGRYSGSNRDDEPGYYWVNTYALDKRPFYEMEALTLHEAVPGHHLQISLNKELTKLPNFRRYSYISAFGEGWGLYSEYLGLEAGFYQDPYSNFGRLTYEMWRAARLVVDTGMHAKGWSRQQAMDFMASNTALSMHNVTTEIDRYISWPGQALSYKIGELTIKRLRAQAERELGEKFDIRAFHDAILENGSVPMLILEQQIADFISAQKQLN
- the hemN gene encoding oxygen-independent coproporphyrinogen III oxidase; this encodes MKQPTQISWDQSMIEKYNYSGPRYTSYPTALEFDDSFTEDQLLTSIKNSKSDKLSLYIHIPYCAKLCYYCGCNKVITRHQHKADQYLEYLAAEIIKRSPLFKNYLVTQIHWGGGTPTFLRPDQILKLSELIRANFNVAEVGEYSIEVDPREIELTMLDTLKEAGFNRISIGVQDFNKKVQIAVNREQDEQFIFDLMAKAKELGFVSTNIDLIYGLPHQTPETFAETMQRVLDLDPDRLSVFNYAHLPSRFAAQRKIKDEDLASPQQKLDMLHQTIETLTGAGYQYIGMDHFAKPDDELSILQNEGRLHRNFQGYTTQEECDLLGLGVSSISQIGDCYAQNQKDIRPYFESIDANGHALWKGCGLNRDDEIRRVVIKQLICHFELDMAQIDEKLGINFEEYFVEDLKLLQTFIDDELVNITDRKITISPTGRLLIRNICICFDVYYREKARQQQFSRVI
- a CDS encoding DUF2489 domain-containing protein; its protein translation is MTTVLLLSGFIIISLLASYATFLLLKLRKQASQKAKHQQELQDINQARLDEHLSSIRYIATAMLEDRCEISEGVMRIAKLFSILSMSEQVEPEYPAIFKHFNVIQDHPIMEQRKSLEKKQRMRFDFARMRSEAELEAKILEEAKKLTSFAPNPLH